A window of Synechococcus sp. MW101C3 genomic DNA:
CCGAAGCGTTGCCACTGCCACAGCAGGGCCAGCTCCGCGATCGCGAGCGCAAGCAGAGCGAGGCGATAGCCGAGCACCTCACGCCGGTCCTCGGCCGTGATCGTGAACAGTCCGTAGACACCCTCGAACACCGGATCGGTGCTGGCGCTGGGATCGATCGATCGGGCGTTCATCGCATCATCTCGAGGGGAGAAGCCTTCACCAGTGTGGTCAGGTCGGGGCCGGCCGGAATGATCCCGGAGGGGTGCAGTGGAAACAGAGCACCGAAGTAATCCTGCCGCCACGCCATGGGGAAGCAGGTCTTGGCGACTCCTTCGATCGCATGGAAGCGGCTCCGCCAGCCCCATAGGGCGGGGAATTGCCAGAGCGGCCGGCGGCTGCAGCCGAACAGGGGGGCATAGACCAGTTCCAGGCGAATCAAGGTGGGGAACAGCACCACGTCGGCGAGGCTGGGGGCGGTGCCGCACAGCCAGGGCCCAGCGGCCTGCAGCTCCGCCTCGGCGGCCTCGAGGGCCTCGAACAGGGCTGACTCGGCGCGGTTGTAAGCCGCCTGGTTGCGGGCGAAGCCGCAGCGGTACACGCCGTCATTGACGTCTCCCTGCAGGCGCTGGCGCCAGGCATCGCGGCGCTCGCTCTGATCAGCAGGTTCAAGATCGGGCACCCCCTCGGGTGCCGGCCAGCGGTTGAGCAGCTCGATCAGCCGCGCGCTCTCATTCACCACGATGCGGCGCTCGGCGCGGTCGTAGAGCACCGGCACCGAAGCCGGCGCGGTCGCTGGAGCTCCGCAGCTGCTGTAGAGGTCGGCCAGAGCCTGGGCCCCCTCGAAGGGCGCTGAGAACTGCCAGCGGCCGGCGCCGGGGTCCGGTTCCACAACCACCAGATCAATCGTCGATTGCAGCTGGCGCAGGGTCCATACCAGCCAGGCGCGATGGGCCCATGGGCAGCTGCGGCCCACGATCAGCACATGGCCCGCGCTGGTGCCGGCTGTGGCCGGCAGGGGCGGCAGCACGGCGAAGGCCCCGGCGGGACGGCAGTAGTTGCCCTCGGCGTCGGCGGGGCCCAATCCACCCATCAGCTGTTG
This region includes:
- a CDS encoding glutathione S-transferase C-terminal domain-containing protein; translated protein: MAVPPPVVACVRAAWRWQWQQLMGGLGPADAEGNYCRPAGAFAVLPPLPATAGTSAGHVLIVGRSCPWAHRAWLVWTLRQLQSTIDLVVVEPDPGAGRWQFSAPFEGAQALADLYSSCGAPATAPASVPVLYDRAERRIVVNESARLIELLNRWPAPEGVPDLEPADQSERRDAWRQRLQGDVNDGVYRCGFARNQAAYNRAESALFEALEAAEAELQAAGPWLCGTAPSLADVVLFPTLIRLELVYAPLFGCSRRPLWQFPALWGWRSRFHAIEGVAKTCFPMAWRQDYFGALFPLHPSGIIPAGPDLTTLVKASPLEMMR